From the Salmo trutta chromosome 2, fSalTru1.1, whole genome shotgun sequence genome, one window contains:
- the tagln3b gene encoding transgelin-3b, producing MANRGPSYGLSKEVQEKIELKYNLDLEARLVDWIVAQCGGNLERPQPGRQNFQTWLMDGTILCRLINSLYPRGKEPIKKILETQMAFKQMEKISQFLQAAEAYGVITTDIFQTVDLWEGKDMAAVQRTLMALGSVALTKDDGHYRGDRDWFHRKAQGYRREFSEDQLRQGQSLIGLQMGSNRGASQSGMTGYGSHRQIM from the exons ATGGCTAACAGGGGACCCAGTTACGGGCTGAGCAAGGAGGTGCAAGAGAAGATAGAGCTGAAGTATAATCTAGACTTGGAGGCCCGGCTGGTGGACTGGATCGTAGCTCAGTGTGGGGGGAACCTGGAGAGACCACAGCCAGGCAGACAGAACTTCCAGACATGGCTGATGGATGGAACA attCTGTGTAGGCTCATCAATAGCCTGTACCCGCGTGGTAAGGAGCCCATCAAGAAGATTCTGGAGACCCAGATGGCCTTTAAGCAGATGGAGAAGATCTCCCAGTTCCTGCAGGCTGCAGAGGCTTACGGAGTCATCACCACAGACATCTTCCAGACCGTGGACCTGTGGGAAG GGAAGGACATGGCTGCTGTGCAGAGAACCCTGATGGCCCTAGGTAGTGTTGCCCTCACCAAGGACGACGGACATTACCGTGGCGACCGCGACTGGTTCCACAG GAAAGCCCAGGGTTACCGGCGGGAGTTCTCTGAGGACCAGCTTCGTCAAGGCCAGAGTCTGATTGGTCTGCAGATGGGAAGCAACCGCGGGGCCTCTCAGTCCGGCATGACAGGCTATGGATCGCACCGCCAGATCATGTAG
- the LOC115148771 gene encoding LOW QUALITY PROTEIN: complement C1q and tumor necrosis factor-related protein 9A (The sequence of the model RefSeq protein was modified relative to this genomic sequence to represent the inferred CDS: inserted 2 bases in 2 codons; deleted 1 base in 1 codon; substituted 2 bases at 2 genomic stop codons), protein MWNGILGDPGHNGMSGRDGRDGFRGDKGDRGEISITRPTGQSGPKEDKMSRVRLAWQEKKGKWGENGEKGPPGKMGPQGDSGNMGLKEIGLPGPQGPKGDLGPLGPEGQKGEIGFQGERGIRGPLGPPGRPGSEGNLGPPGFKGNIGYDGEQGIGRXDKGQGGEEVHIPYPKSAFSVCLTEYNKLPPANLPIKFDKVIYNSFRPCTYHITVFXRNVKVALVRNGVKDNYTSSEXLSTPWITTRSGAVLHLEKGDKVWXGGELFNGLFADEDDDRTFSGFLLFGAD, encoded by the exons ATGTGGAACG GAATACTAGGAGACCCAGGCCACAACGGAATGTCAGGCCGAGATGGACGAGACGGGTTCAGAGGTGACAAGGGAGACCGAG GGGAAATCAGCATCACCAGACCAACAGGACAGAGTGGCCCCAAAGAAGACAAGATGAGCAGG GTACGGCTGGCCTGGCAGGAAAAAAAGGGAAAATGGGGTGAGAATGGAGAGAAGGGGCCACCGGGGAAGATGGGGCCCCAAGGAGACTCAGGGAACATGGGCCTCAAGGAGATCGGGTTACCAGGACCCCAGGGGCCAAAAGGGGATTTGGGGCCTCTGGGACCTGAAGGCCAGAAGGGGGAGATCGGGTTCCAGGGGGAGCGAGGCATCCGAGGGCCCTTGGGACCCCCAGGACGACCAGGTTCGGAGGGAAACCTCGGCCCCCCAGGGTTCAAAGGCAACATTGGTTACGACGGAGAGCAAGGG ATCGGACGGTGAGACAAGGGACAAGGGGGAGAAGAGGTACACATCCCTTATCCAAAAAGTGCGTTCTCAGTCTGTTTAACCGAATACAACAAACTCCCACCGGCGAACTTGCCGATCAAGTTCGACAAGGTGATCTACAACAG tttccgcccctgcaccTACCACATCACTGTGT TCCGTAATGTAAAAGTAGCATTAGTGAGAAACGGGGTGAAGGATAACTACACGAGCAGTGAGTAGTTATCCACACCATGGATAACTACACGATCAGGGGCTGTCCTGCACCTGGAGAAGGGGGACAAAGTGT CTGGAGGAGAGCTCTTTAACGGGCTGTTtgctgatgaagatgatgatagAACCTtctctgggttcctgctcttcgGTGCAGATTAG